TTCGGGAGTTTTTTCGATGTAGAGCCTGCACCCAACTCCGCAGTAGGGACAAACGACGGGAACCCTCAAGTTACCACCTCCATGAACAGGTATGTTCGCATGCACATTTTTGTTCCCTCATTTCGAAGTTCACCGAAGAATTTAAAACGCTTTTTCAAATTCCCGGTTCCAAACAAAAGGTGTTATATGGCCTTCTTTCGATGAAAAAGCCCGCAAAAGGCTTTTTGTATTCTCTTCTCTGGATGGAAAACAAAAGTGCTTAACAAGGCTGTTAAAAAATAAGGGCTCACAGGAGCTGGGCCATGTTTCTCTGGGCCCTTGCGAGCTTCTCCCTCGCTCTCTTGAGAACCTCGCCGAGAACGTGAGACCCGTCGCGAAGCTCAAGGTAGCCCTCCTTTTCGGCCCTCCTGAGGAGCTCCTCCCCGCGCTGATTTCTTGTTATCAGCACAGTCCATCCCGGTTCGTTCTCGACGAAGCCGGCTGAAACGTCGCTCCAGACGCCGGTGTAGTCGGAGCAGACCAGACAGCCCGTCTGGAGATAGGAGAAGGCCTCTTTGAGGGGTATTGCGAGCACACTGTTTTCCCGGTGAATTTCGAGGAAGTCCTTTGAGAGCTTTATGTCCACTATCTCCTCGGCTCTGACACCGTACCTGACGCGCAGATAGTTAAGGAAGGCCTCGAAGGCGAAGGTGCCCATGCAGAAGAGGCTCACGATGTAGCGAATCCTGTTCCCGAAGTCCGTCTCTAGTATCGGGAAGTCCCTCATCTGGCCGAAGAACTGCGCCTGGCAGGGAAGACAAACCACTGCGACTCGCTCCAAGTTTTCCTCCTCTATCTTTGCCTTAATCCTTGCCGCGAAGGGGACTATGCTCCAGCGGTTTCCGGCGGTTTCCAGGAGCTCCTCCTTTGTCCTGGCAACTACTGCTTCACCCTCAAGTCCCTTCGTTCTTTTGGCCGTAACGACGCCGTCTATAAGGTTCTTTTCGAGGGCATAGGTGAGCATCGCAGTAACAGCGCCACCGCTTGCGACTTTCCTTTTCAGTATTTCCTCGTCGGTGGTCCTGCCGAGGTAAACGGCTCTAATCTGGCCGAGAAGGGTTTCCCCAACGGACATCATGTCTTAACACCTCCCAAGCAGATAATCTGGCTCGCGCGCGGACAGCGGATGTAGCAGGTTCCACAGCGTATGCACCTCTCTTGGGCTAGGGTTGGTCTCTTGTCTATGAGCTTGATTGCACCCGTCGGGCAGGAGAGCTCACAGGCCCCACAGCCTATGCAGAGGCCCGTTAGAACGACGTCATCAATGAGGTCGAACCCGCTCAGCTTCTTCACTCCCGCGGTAACCTTGAAGAGCCTCAGCCTCGTCTCGTTTCCTGCTATAAAGTACTTGAAAAAAGACTGGAGCATCTGAGGCGTTGGCGGACAGCCAGGTATCGAGTAGTCCACCCCTATCACGCTGTTTATCGGCTGGAAGTTCCTGTGGTCCGGCCTTGGTGCTTGACCTCCCCGGCAGAAGCGCAGTATTCCGCCCAGAGCTGAGCATGAGCCGAAGGCAACGACGACCTTGGCCTTTTCCCGTATCTCCTTCAGCTCTTTAAGGACCCGTGGCTCGTTTATGCAGGCTCCGCCTGTTATGAGGGCAATATCATACTCGTCGTACTTACATCCCCCGTTGCGGAGGTAAGATATGTCGAGCTCTATGCTATCCATGAGCTTGGGGTAGGCCCTTATGATGCTCACGTTACAGCCCTCACAACCGCCTATGTCAACGTGAAGGACCTTCAGCTTCCCCATAACTATCACCTCATCCTCACTACATGGGTTGTGCAGGGGATACACGGGTCGTAGAGCCTCATAACCGCCTCAGCGGTTTTCACGCTCAATCCCTTCGCCATTTCCTCCATAATCGGGATGTTGAACATCGTTGGAACGACTATCTTCGAGCTAACCACGCGCCCTTCTTCACCGAGCTCGATGTAGTGTATCAGCGTCCCTCTCGGCGCCTCGTAAACCCCTACTCCCTTGCCCGGGCCAAAGGTTATGTTCTTGGCCCTGAAGGCCTCGTTCATGTCAATCCCGTCAAGAATCTCCCCCAGGCGTAGGATTGCGAGCTCAACGTCCATAACCCTTGCGAGATGTATTCCGTAAAGGGAAGCGTCCCTGAACTCACGGTAGGTCTTCATCCTCGCTCTCGGGCCTGTTTCAACTTTCTTTCCGCCGTAGAAAGCTATTAGCGTCGTTGACTCCCTCGCGGGTTCCTCCTTCCTGAACTCGTAGTAGGGCATCGTCTCTATGGCATCGACCCTTATGTTGTAGCGGTCTCCGTAGAAGAAACTGCTCGCGAGGTAAGGCACTTCCCTCTTCGTTTCCCTCAGCTCCTCCGCTATCTCGGTCTGGACGTCTTCATCGAGGAGAACCTCTTTCACCTTTTCCCAGCTCTTCGCAAGGTCAGGGAACCTCGCCTTTAGGTTGTTGAAGACGCTCCACTTCGGGACGCGGAGCATGCCACCTATCGTCAGGTTCGGTGGGTGAGTTGCCGCCCCACCGAGCTTAATCAGGTAGTCGCTTACCTTGGCGTGGAAGGTCATGAGCTTGAAGAGCACCTCGTTCCGCTTCTCCTTCTTTATTAGGTCCCCTGCCATCATGAGGAACTGGAGGGCGTGACTTTGAGTTCTGTTTATCAGTCCGAGGGCTTCCCTCATGAGGAGCCCGTTCCTCGGAGGGGCTATTCCTATTGCGTGCTCGACCGCTTCCACAGCCGCTATGCCGTGGGACGCGTGGCAGAGACCGCATATTCTCATGACCGCCTCGATCGCGAAGAGCGGGTTCTTTCCTACCACTATCTTCTCGAACCCTCTGACAGGTGCGGTCGCGATGAAGAGAGCGTTCTGAACAGTCCCGTCTTCTTCATAGAGTATCAGCTTCGCCTCGCCGGCGACTCGACAGACCCTGTCAAGCTTGACCTCGCCCAATGTATCACCCCCAAAACTTGAATTTCGTCTCACCCATTAGTCGATAGTCGGCTTTTGATAAAAGGATTTCCTGAACCGAAGGTTTGGAACCGGAAATTTCTCCAAGGACGCCTGTACATCGCTTTATTTCAAAAAACACTTTTGTTTTCCTTTTCAAGAACGGCAAACAGACGCACCCAAAGCTTTATATACTCTTGACCCGACCGGTCAGTGGGACTCTTCTCAGGGTGAGAGAGTTCCAGAAGTCTGTAGGTTGTGTTGTGTATGTACGGAGATAGATATGGTGGATACGGAAGGAACTATGGAAACGAAGCCCCGGTTAAGGTTGGAGAGCGCTACACCGTTAAGATTGAGAGCCTTGGCAAGGGTGGCGATGGAATCGCCAAGATTCAGGGCTTCGTTATCTTTGTCCCGAACACCCAAGTTGGGGACGAGGTTGAGATTGTAATTAACTCCGTCAAGAGGAAGTTCGCTTTCGCTTCAGTCATCGAGTGATTCCCTTCTTCTTTTCATATCTTGTGGCCATTTTTGAACCGCACCATTTTTAAACCCCTCCTATCAGCCCGCTCCGATGGTCAGGGTTTACGTCGAGAGTTATGGCTGTTCAAGGAACAAAGCCGATGGCGAGATTATGGAAGCCATTCTACTTAGAGCTGGCTATGAGTTGGCCGAGAGCCCGGAGAAAGCGGACTACGTCGTTGTGAACACCTGCGCCGTCAAGGACCCGACGGAACTCAAGATGGCGAGGCGAATAAGAGAGCTCATAGATTTAGGGAAGAGGGTCATAGCAACGGGCTGTCTCGTCCACGTCAATCCTAAAGCCATAGACCCCCGCGTCTCCGGAATCCTTGGGGTTAAGAGCATAGACAAAATTGCCGAAGCGATAAGCGTTGCGGAGCATGGGGGGAAGCTTATAAGCGTCGAGGGCTGGCGCGAGAGGAACATTGACAAGCTTGAACTTCCCAGGCTGTGGAAGCCGGGCGTTTCCTTCGTGGTTCCGATAGGCGAGGGCTGTCTGAATGCGTGCACATACTGCGCGACGCGCTTCGCAAGGGGCGTTTTGAAGAGCTACAAGCCGGAACTCGTCGTTAAGTGGGTGAAGGAAGCGCTTGAGAGGGGCTATAGGGAGATTATTCTCTCAAGCGAGGACACCGGTTGCTACGGCTTCGACATCGGGACGAATTTGGCAAAACTTCTCGACGAGATAACGGCCATTGAGGGCGACTTCCGGGTTAGAGTAGGCATGATGAATCCCAATCACGCTATAAAAATCCTCGATGAGTTGGTTGAAGCCTACCGGGATGAGAAGGTCTACCGTTTCCTTCACCTGCCGGTCCAGAGCGGGGACGATGGAATCCTCAGGAGAATGGGCAGGAACTACACGGTTGAAGAGTTCGAGGAGATAGTGAGGGTCTTCCGGCGAAAAATTCCGGGGTTGAACCTAAATACGGACATCATAGTTGGCTTTCCAGGGGAGAGCGACGAAGCGTTCCAAAACACCGTCGAGCTGGTGAAGAGAATAAGGCCGGACAAGGTTAACGTCTCCCGCTACTCGGCGAGGCCCGGAACCATAGCCGCTAAATGGAAACAGTTGCCGGGCTGGCTTGTAAAGGAGCGCTCAAGGCTTCTCCACAGGCTTCGCCTTCAGATAGCCTACGAGATTAACAAAGCCTATGTTGGGGAAACGGTCGAAGTTCTCGTCCACGGCCCTGGAAAGAAGGGTGGAATCGAGGGAAGGACGTTCAACTACAAGGAGATAATCCTAGACTCTGGAAAATCCGGCGAAATCACAAGGGCCAGAGTTACTTGGGCCGGCTCCACGTATCTCAGGGGAGTTGTTGTCTGAGACTGAGTTTGGGTCTTTTAGTTTTGGGGATTCTCCAAGAACTTTTGGTTTTAATTGTTTTCAATTTAATACAGAAATCGAACCATTGTGGTTCATTTTAGAAAACTATTTATACCTACTTTTCCAGTGGAAACGGGAGTCAAATGGAGGTGGCTTGAATGAGGAGGAACGCTAAACGAAAGCTGATTCCACTGGCCTTTGCACTTGTTTTGACGATAATAGGAACTGCGTTGGCAGTGCCACGTATCAGTGTCAGTGTTCAGAAAATAGGCGGCGGTGCCAACAATACTGTTGCCGTTGACACGACCAAAGCCGCTGTTAACTGGATTTTTGATAGCGCACAGCCGTGGGTCATTACGGGTGCCAATGTTTCTCTCGATAATGGACCTGGAGTAAACGGAACGTTGACCCTCTACATCGCACTTGACAATGGCACTGTGTATACTTGGAATGCTTCTATATCTAGCACAGATACTAGTGTGACAGTTAGTGCCCCAAGTGGAGAAGCAATAGACTTAACCCAGAACTACATAGAGAAAGTAACAGTCGTGATAAATGGAAAGCAGGTGTCAGTTTCATAATAGCCTATAGCGGTTTATTTCTTTTTTGACTTACTTTTCGAGGCACAACCTTTTTGTTTGGTGGAAGGTCGTTTACCCTTGCGGGAGGGGTATTATGCAAAAGCGCCAATTTGACCTATACTCCCTGTTATCATACATTATTTCTGCGTGGATACTTGTTATCTTACTCCTTCACTTCGTCTTTGGCTTCCAGTACGTTGTTATTCTGACGGACTCGATGAAGCCCCACATAAATCCCGGCGACTTGGTTGTAACAAAACCCGTTTCTCTGTCAGAACTCCATGTCGGTGATGTTATACTTTATGAAATTCACATTGGGAACTCCACTTACCGCATAACCCACAGGATTGTGGCCATAAAAACCGATTGGAACGGACGCTACTACTTCGTCACCAAAGGCGACAACAGGAAGTACACGGACCCTTGGCGCGTCTACCCGGAGCAGGTTATAGGTAAGGTAATCCTAGTCATTCCAAAGGTCGGCGTGGTCTGGTACTACACTCCCCTGATACTTCTCCTGGTATTTCTATTCATAATAGGGACGATAGCCTACGAGATAGCCCTTATTTTGCTTGAAGAGGAACCGCCCAAGCCCAAGTGGGCCAAGCCCTCCCTTCTTGCCGTCAAAAGGAAGAAGCTGAAAAGGTATTACAGGCGTTAGGCCCACTCCTCCTCTGGAATCGCCTCCTTCTTGGCCGGGATTATGCAGAGAAACTCGAAGGTGTCGCTCAAAGCTTTATATCCGTGGGGCTCGTTTGGCGGGACGTAGAGGAAGTTCCCGGCTTTAACGTGGTGCTCCTCCTTCCCGTTGGTTATTATTCCCTCGCCCTTGACGATGAAAATCTCGTGCTCCCAGTCGTGCTGGTGAATCGGAATCTCGGCCCCTTTCTTCATGACAAAATAGCGCATGGCGAAGTTCTTGGCCCCAAGCTTTGGAGAAACGAGCCACCTAATGGTTACCCCCTCAAACCCGGTGTCCTTCTCCGGAGCATCTTTGTAATGTCCCACGAACATATTACCACCGTTAGTCCTTGATGAGTTTTGTATTTAAACCTTCACACTTTTAAGGTGAACATAGAGTTTCAAGGGGTGGTTGTATGAAGCGTCTGCTTGGAATCGTTCTGGTACTCGTTGTCCTGGCCGGTGGGTGCATAGGCTCAACCCAGACATCGAGCACATCAAACGGCAAGACATCTACTACCACAACAACTGGGATTAACTTCTCGAGTTACCCCCCGGGAAAGGTCATTGGGAGCTGGTGGAAGCTCTTTAACGAGACCTTCTACGTCAGCGATGGCTATGAGAGTATGGTCAAGCACTACTTTCCGGGGGCAAAGGTTAAGCCTTTCTCCGAGTTTAAGGGAAGCGGTATAGTTGTCCTCTCTCCAGGGGACGAGGTTAAGTCAAGGATACTCTTCGGGAAACCTGTCCAGGTTCAGAAACTCGAACCCTTTGGTTACATAGCCTACAAGTATGGAACCCACCTTCCCGGTCCGTGGCTGGGGGTAACAGCGATAATGGACTCGGACAGGGGCCCTGTCATGGTCGTAAGCGGAACCAGTAAGGCCGGCGTTGGAGCTTCCCTGGACTTTCTCAGGGAACTCAAGGACGGAAAGCTCAGCGTTGACCCGAATTCCATCGTCCGCTCGGGTTCTTTTGAGGGAATCGTTCTGAAGGAAATAGGCGACGTCAACTTCAACGGTATTCCTGATGAGGACGAGCACTACGAGCTCTACCAGCTCCTCTACGACGAGCCCTTCAACTACTACTGGCGCGTTGTTAAAGGCGAGAACATCACCGTCAGCGGGGGCTTCATAAGGCTTGTTAACGGTACTACTGTCTACATAAGGGCCCTTGGCTTCAACGTGACCGTTTATGTCAAGGACTCAAAAAACATCCCGATAACGTACGTTCTGGATAACATAAATCCAGAGCTGATGGTTCTCCCGGAGAACGCCAAGGTTCTCGACAACACAACCGTTGAGTTCACCACCGATAAGGCAAGCTTCTCGGTAGTGGCGAAGAACGTGAGCAACTACACCGTTCTCGCTTTCGGTGACCATAGGCCCGCGAGCGGTGATAAACCGCCGGCTGTGTTCCTCCAGATAATGAAGGATATAAACGGGGAAAAGGGCGCCTTCGTCATAGACGGCGGTGACCTCGTCTACTCGGGCACAATCTACCAGTGGGCCAACCTCATGGAGGTCTGGCACTGGAACAAGCCGATTTTCATAGCCGTTGGAAACCACGAGTACCAGGGTGAGGGTGTTAGTATCTTCCACTACTACTTTGGACCAACCGACTACGCCTTCAGCCTCGGAAACTACCGCTACATCTTTGCCAACGACATAAGCAACGACTACAGCCTCACCGATGAGCAGTTTGCGTGGCTTAAGGAGCAACTTGAGCTGGCCAAAAAGCGCGGTGAGAGGCCCGTCATAGTTATGCACGCTCCCCCCTATGACCCGAGGCCCGGAGGAGACGACCACGCCATGAGCGAGTCCAGTGCCCAAAAACTTCTCAAGCTAATGAAGGAATACAACGCCTTCGGAATCTTCAGCCACATCCACATCTACTGGAACGGAACCTACGACGGGGTTCACTTCATCATCACTGGAGGTGGGGGGGCTCCTCTATACGCCCCACCAAACGAGGGCGGCTTCCACCACTACGTTGTCCTTACTATGGGGCCCAATGGCAGGATTAACATAAAGGTAGTTAAAGTCTCTTCCTGAGCTTTTCTCTTTATTCTATTTGTGTCTATATAGAGATTGTTAGTTAGATATATTCTATTGCGACAAAATATTTATTTTGCTACCCTTCATAGGGTCTCGGTGGTTGGGATGAACCCGTGGCTGGTGTTCACGATAATCGTCGGTTTTTGGATGGCCTGGAACATCGGTGCCAACGATGTGGCAAACTCCATGGGAACGGCTGTCGGAGCTAGGGCAATAACACCAAAACAGGCGGCGGTTATAGCGGGGACAATGAATTTCCTCGGTGCCTATTTCTTCGGGAAAAGCGTCGCCGATACCATAAGGAAGGGGATACTCAGTGTGAGCATGATTCATGACCCGATGGTTATAGTCTATGGCTCACTCTCTGCTCTTTTGGCGGCTAGCATTTGGTTAATATTTGCGACCTACAACGGACTGCCGGTTTCTACGACCCACTCCATAATTGGGGGGATAGTAGGTTATGGTCTCGTTTACGCAGGGACTGGTATAGTGGACTGGTGGAAGCTTGGTCAGGTGGTTCTCAGCTGGATTCTATCTCCGATATTTGGAGCAATCGTAGCTTTCTTCGTGTTCAAGGCGATAAGGGGGACGATTCTTGCAAGGGATGACCCTCTAAGAAGCGCCAGACACTGGGCGCCCTTCTGGACCGGTCTGGCTTTTGTAGTTATCGGGACGATGTTTTACATCAAGGTTCTGCACGGCTCGGATTTAGCTAGGGGCGTCATCTTCTACGGCATCCCGACCGGGTTCGTTGTGTTCCTACTTACATACGCTCTCATAAGGGTTAAATTCAAGTCGAGTGACCCCTACATTGGAGTTGAGAGCATATTCAGGAAAGTTCAGGTCGTTACCTCCGGCTACGTTGCCCTCGCCCACGGTTCCAACGATGTTGCCAATGCCGTTGGGCCCATAGCGGCCGCCTATGCGGTTCTGACGGTTGGGTTGAGTGGCATGAAAGTTCCAGTCCCAAAGTGGATACTGGCTCTCGGTGGCCTTGGCATAGCCATCGGAATTTTCATGTATGGTTACAAGGTTATGGCGACCGTGGGGAAGAGAATAACGGAGCTCACAAACACGAGGGGTTTTTCTATAGACTTCTCGGCCGCCACGGTCATACTCGTTGCCAGCTGGCTGGGAATGCCGATTTCCACAACGCACACCGTCGTCGGGGCCGTAGTTGGAGTTGGCCTCGCAAGGGGAGTTAAGGCGATAAACACTTCAATCTTGAAGGACATAGTTATTTCGTGGTTCGTTACGGTTCCCGTGGCCGCTCTGATAAGTGCCGTGATATTCAAGGTTCTCCTGCTGGTGGGGTGATAATATGCAGGTCTGGACGAAGCTCTTCGCGAAGAGCCCCTTTAAGCCCCTGATAAAGCACTCGGAGGTGGTTCTGGAGACCGTTGAGACGCTGGAAAAGGCTCTCAACGCATGGTACAACGGCAACTACGATGAAATGAGAGACCTGGCGGTCGAGGTGGACAGGCTAGAAGATGTTGCCGACAGGATAAAGGAGGAGATACGCGATTCACTCAGTTCGAGGCTCATGATGGCCGTTGCGAGGGAAGACGTCCTCATATACCTCCACATGCAGGACAAGGTGGCTGACTCGGCTGAGGACACGGCCAAATGGCTCCTAGTCGGAAAGCCTGACGGCATTCCCGAGGAAGTCAAGGGCGTTATCCTGAGGATGGGAACCGAGAGCATAAAGGCGGCGAAGCTCATTCACGAGGCTATAGTCCAGATGGACAGGGTTATAGAGAGCGGGTTTGCAGAGAAGGAAATCGAGAGGGAGTATGGGATTATCCATGCAATAGAGGACGTTGAGAAGGCGATAGACGAGCTGGACACGGAGCTTATGAGACTCGTCTTCGAAAACGCTGATAGGTTCGACTGGAGCACGGGCGTTTACATCCTGAACGTGGCGAGAACACTAAGCAACATCTCTGACAAGGCCAAGGATTCCGCCGAGAGAATAAGGCTCATGATGAACAAGTAATCCTTTTTCTTTATTCAGGAAGAATAGAAAAGGTCAGATTGCTATCATCGTCGATGTCATCTGAATCTCGGGCATGCGCCTTATCTTTTCAGTTATGAACTGGTCAAGGTCTTTGAGCGTGTCGGTCTCAACCTTTACAACGAGGTCATACTCTCCATAAACGACGTAGGCCTCCTTAACCTCAGGCATGGCAAGAAGCTTCTCCATAACTTCCCTTTCCTTTCCCGCGGCCGTAACCATCAAAATAAAAGCCGTCACCATGGGCTATCACCAAAAGTATTTAACCCGCGGCCTATTTAAGCTTATCGAGTATGACGTTCGAGAGCATCATGGGTCGTAAACGGCTAGAACGCTTTTTGAACCACCTTAAAGAACTCGGATTCGAGGGGGTTAGGCCGTACTCCAAGGGCACTAC
The window above is part of the Thermococcus sp. genome. Proteins encoded here:
- a CDS encoding Coenzyme F420 hydrogenase/dehydrogenase, beta subunit C-terminal domain, with protein sequence MMSVGETLLGQIRAVYLGRTTDEEILKRKVASGGAVTAMLTYALEKNLIDGVVTAKRTKGLEGEAVVARTKEELLETAGNRWSIVPFAARIKAKIEEENLERVAVVCLPCQAQFFGQMRDFPILETDFGNRIRYIVSLFCMGTFAFEAFLNYLRVRYGVRAEEIVDIKLSKDFLEIHRENSVLAIPLKEAFSYLQTGCLVCSDYTGVWSDVSAGFVENEPGWTVLITRNQRGEELLRRAEKEGYLELRDGSHVLGEVLKRAREKLARAQRNMAQLL
- a CDS encoding 4Fe-4S binding protein codes for the protein MGKLKVLHVDIGGCEGCNVSIIRAYPKLMDSIELDISYLRNGGCKYDEYDIALITGGACINEPRVLKELKEIREKAKVVVAFGSCSALGGILRFCRGGQAPRPDHRNFQPINSVIGVDYSIPGCPPTPQMLQSFFKYFIAGNETRLRLFKVTAGVKKLSGFDLIDDVVLTGLCIGCGACELSCPTGAIKLIDKRPTLAQERCIRCGTCYIRCPRASQIICLGGVKT
- a CDS encoding nickel-dependent hydrogenase large subunit; the encoded protein is MGEVKLDRVCRVAGEAKLILYEEDGTVQNALFIATAPVRGFEKIVVGKNPLFAIEAVMRICGLCHASHGIAAVEAVEHAIGIAPPRNGLLMREALGLINRTQSHALQFLMMAGDLIKKEKRNEVLFKLMTFHAKVSDYLIKLGGAATHPPNLTIGGMLRVPKWSVFNNLKARFPDLAKSWEKVKEVLLDEDVQTEIAEELRETKREVPYLASSFFYGDRYNIRVDAIETMPYYEFRKEEPARESTTLIAFYGGKKVETGPRARMKTYREFRDASLYGIHLARVMDVELAILRLGEILDGIDMNEAFRAKNITFGPGKGVGVYEAPRGTLIHYIELGEEGRVVSSKIVVPTMFNIPIMEEMAKGLSVKTAEAVMRLYDPCIPCTTHVVRMR
- a CDS encoding TRAM domain-containing protein, which translates into the protein MYGDRYGGYGRNYGNEAPVKVGERYTVKIESLGKGGDGIAKIQGFVIFVPNTQVGDEVEIVINSVKRKFAFASVIE
- a CDS encoding tRNA (N(6)-L-threonylcarbamoyladenosine(37)-C(2))-methylthiotransferase, coding for MVRVYVESYGCSRNKADGEIMEAILLRAGYELAESPEKADYVVVNTCAVKDPTELKMARRIRELIDLGKRVIATGCLVHVNPKAIDPRVSGILGVKSIDKIAEAISVAEHGGKLISVEGWRERNIDKLELPRLWKPGVSFVVPIGEGCLNACTYCATRFARGVLKSYKPELVVKWVKEALERGYREIILSSEDTGCYGFDIGTNLAKLLDEITAIEGDFRVRVGMMNPNHAIKILDELVEAYRDEKVYRFLHLPVQSGDDGILRRMGRNYTVEEFEEIVRVFRRKIPGLNLNTDIIVGFPGESDEAFQNTVELVKRIRPDKVNVSRYSARPGTIAAKWKQLPGWLVKERSRLLHRLRLQIAYEINKAYVGETVEVLVHGPGKKGGIEGRTFNYKEIILDSGKSGEITRARVTWAGSTYLRGVVV
- a CDS encoding signal peptidase I translates to MQKRQFDLYSLLSYIISAWILVILLLHFVFGFQYVVILTDSMKPHINPGDLVVTKPVSLSELHVGDVILYEIHIGNSTYRITHRIVAIKTDWNGRYYFVTKGDNRKYTDPWRVYPEQVIGKVILVIPKVGVVWYYTPLILLLVFLFIIGTIAYEIALILLEEEPPKPKWAKPSLLAVKRKKLKRYYRR
- a CDS encoding cupin domain-containing protein, with the translated sequence MFVGHYKDAPEKDTGFEGVTIRWLVSPKLGAKNFAMRYFVMKKGAEIPIHQHDWEHEIFIVKGEGIITNGKEEHHVKAGNFLYVPPNEPHGYKALSDTFEFLCIIPAKKEAIPEEEWA
- a CDS encoding metallophosphoesterase, encoding MKRLLGIVLVLVVLAGGCIGSTQTSSTSNGKTSTTTTTGINFSSYPPGKVIGSWWKLFNETFYVSDGYESMVKHYFPGAKVKPFSEFKGSGIVVLSPGDEVKSRILFGKPVQVQKLEPFGYIAYKYGTHLPGPWLGVTAIMDSDRGPVMVVSGTSKAGVGASLDFLRELKDGKLSVDPNSIVRSGSFEGIVLKEIGDVNFNGIPDEDEHYELYQLLYDEPFNYYWRVVKGENITVSGGFIRLVNGTTVYIRALGFNVTVYVKDSKNIPITYVLDNINPELMVLPENAKVLDNTTVEFTTDKASFSVVAKNVSNYTVLAFGDHRPASGDKPPAVFLQIMKDINGEKGAFVIDGGDLVYSGTIYQWANLMEVWHWNKPIFIAVGNHEYQGEGVSIFHYYFGPTDYAFSLGNYRYIFANDISNDYSLTDEQFAWLKEQLELAKKRGERPVIVMHAPPYDPRPGGDDHAMSESSAQKLLKLMKEYNAFGIFSHIHIYWNGTYDGVHFIITGGGGAPLYAPPNEGGFHHYVVLTMGPNGRINIKVVKVSS
- a CDS encoding inorganic phosphate transporter, translating into MNPWLVFTIIVGFWMAWNIGANDVANSMGTAVGARAITPKQAAVIAGTMNFLGAYFFGKSVADTIRKGILSVSMIHDPMVIVYGSLSALLAASIWLIFATYNGLPVSTTHSIIGGIVGYGLVYAGTGIVDWWKLGQVVLSWILSPIFGAIVAFFVFKAIRGTILARDDPLRSARHWAPFWTGLAFVVIGTMFYIKVLHGSDLARGVIFYGIPTGFVVFLLTYALIRVKFKSSDPYIGVESIFRKVQVVTSGYVALAHGSNDVANAVGPIAAAYAVLTVGLSGMKVPVPKWILALGGLGIAIGIFMYGYKVMATVGKRITELTNTRGFSIDFSAATVILVASWLGMPISTTHTVVGAVVGVGLARGVKAINTSILKDIVISWFVTVPVAALISAVIFKVLLLVG
- a CDS encoding TIGR00153 family protein, with protein sequence MQVWTKLFAKSPFKPLIKHSEVVLETVETLEKALNAWYNGNYDEMRDLAVEVDRLEDVADRIKEEIRDSLSSRLMMAVAREDVLIYLHMQDKVADSAEDTAKWLLVGKPDGIPEEVKGVILRMGTESIKAAKLIHEAIVQMDRVIESGFAEKEIEREYGIIHAIEDVEKAIDELDTELMRLVFENADRFDWSTGVYILNVARTLSNISDKAKDSAERIRLMMNK
- a CDS encoding Lrp/AsnC ligand binding domain-containing protein, encoding MVTAFILMVTAAGKEREVMEKLLAMPEVKEAYVVYGEYDLVVKVETDTLKDLDQFITEKIRRMPEIQMTSTMIAI